The genomic region GGTCTCCGGGAGCACGTTTattcagagaaataaatatgGCTCGTGGAAAGGGGTTGGAGGGCCAGGGAGGTATGTCTGCGCCGCAGCCGCGAGGCTGGGTCAGGGTTCCGGAGTTTCCAGCATGTCGGCCAGGGCTCTGGAGAGAAGGACGCCGAGATTGGACAGTCGAAGTGTCCCTAGCTCACCCCAGGGCGCTTAGAGGTCCTTAACCTGCCCGTTTCACCAAGGGGGAAACAGAATCCCAGGATTGTCCAGTAATTCATAGCGGGACAGCACCTTTCTAAAGAAGCCCTCAAACTTTCCCTTCCATATACTTACTGGTACAGGGACGAGGAGAAATAGTCGACGTAGCTTCCTGTGGGAGAGAAGAGGCTTGAGGGGTACACCACGGGTGAATTTGGGGGTCACTTTTCCCTCAGTCCAGGATCAGGACTAGCTCCGCCCGCCTTTCTGGGTTCCTTCTCCCAAATGAATTCCTTCTTCTGGGACACCTTTGAAGGGTCCACTCCTTCCCTCGGCTCTGGGTGTTTCAGGAGCCCCGTTCTTGCTTTGGCCCCACCCTCTCGGCTCTAGGCTCGCCCCTCAATCCTCTAGGCAATCCTAACCCCTTTAGTTTTGGCATCTATCCCCATGCCATAGAAAATCCTTCTATGCGGGTCCCATCCCTCGGTGCCCCGCCCATTCCCGTCAAAGATGCCCCGCCTCGCCCACGCCTCCCCATATAGCCACGCCCACGGCCTTCCGGTCCCCTCCTCAGATTGGCTCCGCCCCCACcaggcccaggccccgccccctcacccGGTTTCCTCCTGGGCCCCGCCCATGCTCACCGGGAGAGCAGAGAGTTTCGCAGACCAGCGGGCAGAGGTAGCAGAACTGACAGTGCTGGGGGCAAGGATAGGGAGAGAGAGGTAGGAGGTGGTCAGGGGCGGAGGTGACTAGCTAGGTGGAGGTTAAGGTCAGAGGTGGGATCGGGTTTGGAGTCAAGGCTACATCAAGAGTAAGGGGTTAGGTCAGGTTGAGGGCAGAGGCCCGGATTTGGGGCCGGGGGTGCTCGGCTGGTCCTGGGCCATCCTGAACCTGGGGCATCCGTGAGTCTGGGAGAACGCTCACCTGGCACTGGTCGCAATGCTCTCCCATGTTCTCCTCGTCACAGTGACAGTTTTCACATTCAGTGCATCGCTGGGGGCCAGAGGAGCCAAGTGAGACGGAAATGTTTGGGAGCCGTCCACCAGTGCTCCACCCAGCCCGCCGGACGTTTCCCCAACGTCTCGGCCTCCTCACATCCAACACTGAGCTCAGTCATCTTCCCCCAACCGGCTTGCCACCCTCTGGTTGCCCTATTGCAAGGTGCCGCAACATCACCTCGTTACTGTGGGCTGGACCTTCGGGTAGTCTCTTCACCtgcttccctcctgctccccccaCGGGCGGTCAGTCTCCAGTCctgtcccacctccccctcccctcccggcTCTGCCTTGcaccctcctccctgtccctggGTCTGCAAGTGCAGCTCAGGCCTCACCCTCCCACTCTTGGACCActgtcccagcctcctccccagcctcctggcctcCAGTCTGCCCCCCCCCAGGTGGCCCCAGAAGTGTCTGTGTTCACTTAGAACTGTCCCTGATTCTCCTTTGCTCACGACCCTTCCAAGGCACACCAGAGCCCTGGAACAAAGTCTAGGAACAGCTTGGTGGGTGGATCTGGCTTGCGGACATACATTGCAGAAGGAGCAGTAGCCACACAGGGACCCTGGCTGGTAGTTCCCATACTCCTGGGCTCCTGCTGACCTGTGGGGACAAGAGGGCAGCAATGACCCAGGCTGActctgctcctccccacccccaaccagtcAGATCACTTACCCATGTCCTCGCCACTCTCCTCCTCACTGGAGGCCCCTCCAGACACCTCCTTCCTGGTCAGCGGGTTGGGGATGATGGTGAAGGGGAGTTCATCTTCTCCTAGCCCCGCCTCCTCATCATCTTCCTCTGGTGGTCTTGGTTCAGTGGGACCCAAACCTcagctctctcttctctctttttcctccttctcttcctcctcctcctcttccccctcctcctggcTCAGGCTGAGGCCATGCCCTTCCTCCTCGTCTTCCTCATCCTCCTGGTCATCCAGGCTGCCAAGCGGGgtgccttctcctccctcctctgaaCCTTCGTCAGCTTCTTCATGGGAGCTGTgatcctcttccttctcttcctcatcCTCCTCAGACTCGCTCTCCCTTAAGTGGCTTCTATCCTTCACCCCAATGTGTTCTGGAACCGGTGGCTAATCTCTTCCTTGATGGACCCTCTGTGGCCAGTCCCCTCATCTCTGTGGTCTTGCTGTCTgtggctgggagcctggtgggcaagcCTGGCAGAGATGTCATCTTCCTCCTTGGGGACTCCATGGTGGTCACGGCCAGGGGCTGCTTTTTTGTAATCTTCTGGGAAGTCCTCCCCCTTAGCGCTCTTGTGGCCTTGGGGTTGGTGGCTTGCAACAGCGTGGCTGAACTTGACTGtgatctcctcctcctcctcctcgtctcCAAGGCCATGGTGGGTATGTCTGGGAGCCTGGTGCCAGTGTTCAGTGGACACATCCTCATCCTCGTCTTCCTTGCCACCACCGTGATGGTGGTGATGTTCCTCTGAGACAgcttcattctcctccttcccaTGATCTCCGTGTCTGTGGACCTGATGTCTGTGCTCAGTGGAGACAAAATCATCGTCATCttcttcatcatcatcttcttcttcttcgtAGCCCCCATAACTGTGACTGGGGCCATGGTGGTGATGTTCCTCTGAGTCatcttcatcctcctcctccccatgATCTCGGTGCCTGTGGACTTGATGTCTGTGCTCAGTAGAGACAATATCAttgtcatcttcatcatcatcatcttcttcttCGTGGCCCTGGTGTCTGAGGCTGGGGCTGTGATGGTGGGGATGTTCCTCTGAgacagcctcctcctcctcctccccatgaTCTCGGTGCCTGTGGACTTGATGTCTGCGCTCGGCGGAGACAACATCAtcgccatcatcatcatcttcttcgTGGCCCCCGTGTCTGTGGCTGGGGCCATGGTCGTGGTCATGTTCCTCTGAGACGTCTTCATCCTCCTTCTTCCCATGGTCCTGGTGTCTGTGGACCTGGTGTCCATACTCAGTGGAGACATTCTCCTCTTCCTCGtcttcatcttcctcttctcTGTGGCCTCGGTGGACATGCCTGACGATGTGATGATGGTGATGCTCACTGGACAcaacttcctcctcctcctcctcctcgtcttGATGACTCTGGCTCCCGTGGCTGGGGAAGTGGTCCCCACGCTCAGCTGAATCATCCGCGTCTTCATTTCCGTGGTGTCTGTGTCCGCGGGCCTGCTGAGCATGCTCGGGGTATTCCTCATCGTCAGAGACGTTCTCATCTCCCACCTTGTGGCCTTGGTACCTATGGCCTTGGGAGTCTCTGGAGACATCTTCGTCCTCTTCTCCATGGTCTCCGTGGCCCCAGAGATGATGCCCACTCTCTGTGGAAACACCCCTGTTCTCATCTCCATGGCCTCCGTGGCTGCGCATCGGGTGGTCAGACTTGCCCGACACGTCCTCTGAGGGCCCCGGAACTCCTGCATGGTCGTCCCAGTTGCTGGGGCCGGGCCCAGCCCCTCTCAGCTGCTGGGTCACGGCAGGGGGGAGGAGCAGGCTGGCCACTGCGGCCCAGAGGACAGAAGTGTGCAGCCATGGCCCGCAGAGGCCCATGGGGACGGATGGGCCGCAGAGCTGCTCCCAGGGCTGGCTCCCACTGCGGCTGTGGCTGCGAGGATGGATGTTGGGCTCCTTGTCCCTTTGGGGCTCCTTCCCTTTCTGGCTCCCTGTGTCGTTCCTTTGCTGTGTCCCTCCCCGTCTCTGCCCTCTGGCCCTCACAGTCAGCCTCTGGACACCCCTCTGAGGCTGTCTTCAGAGTCCTCTGACCCCCCTCGTTggtcctccctcccacttcccagccAATAgggtctctcccctcccctctctgtggCTAAATTTACTCTGGGCCCTGAGTTATTCTGGGTCAgtcccctcctgcccctcccctcctgcaCCTCCTCCTCTCAGCTGGGAAGGGGGTGGATGAAGGGGTCTCTCTTTGGCCAGGAGAGAGGAGTCAAGGGTCTCTGACTTCGGGCTGCCAACGCGCTCATGTTTGGCAGCAGCCAAGACAATGGCTAGATTTTTAGTCGGCCAGTGTGGGGGAGCCTGGACcccgggggaggggagcaggagggaTGTATGTGAAGGGAGAGACCCCTGCCAAGGAAGAACTGGGGGGTTAGATTCCCAGGAGTTTCTGGCCAGAATGGGCTACTCTGCTGAGATGGTGGATGCCAGTATGGAGGCCCTGGCGAGGGGTGAGAGGAATCCTGCTGCAGCACACATACCCGTGAcctcccgtccctgggactcagatctgggggcaggggatggggcCAGGCCAGGGCTATAAATGTggtgcgggggggcggggggctcagGTTACCCAGGCGGCCACAGCTGTCCCTGTCAGAGAGCTGGCAGGGGACACGTGGCCCTGCCCGTCCACCTACCCACACCTCCCACTGCTCATCCCAGCACTGCCGCTCCAGCTCTTTGGGGTCCCTTCCTCTTCACGGGTCTCCCTCTCTCCACCGTTGTTTCTTCACCTGCTCTCTCAGGATCCCTGTCCCCCATCCTGAGGgttctgtccccttctgctcaCTCTTGAGTGTGTCTGCGTGCCCCCACCCTATCCAAggctttctcactgtctctgtGGGTCATGTAGCCCGCCACCCATCCAATTCTCTGCCCCCACCTAAGTCTTTATGTCCCCCCAACACTTTGTCAGTGTTGTCAGCGGACCCTCTGCCTCGTTGCTGCCATTTCCTCTCTGGGTCTCCATCCTCCCTCTCTTTGAACTC from Muntiacus reevesi chromosome 2, mMunRee1.1, whole genome shotgun sequence harbors:
- the HRC gene encoding LOW QUALITY PROTEIN: sarcoplasmic reticulum histidine-rich calcium-binding protein (The sequence of the model RefSeq protein was modified relative to this genomic sequence to represent the inferred CDS: inserted 1 base in 1 codon; substituted 1 base at 1 genomic stop codon); the encoded protein is MGLCGPWLHTSVLWAAVASLLLPPAVTQQLRGAGPGPSNWDDHAGVPGPSEDVSGKSDHPMRSHGGHGDENRGVSTESGHHLWGHGDHGEEDEDVSRDSQGHRYQGHKVGDENVSDDEEYPEHAQQARGHRHHGNEDADDSAERGDHFPSHGSQSHQDEEEEEEEVVSSEHHHHHIVRHVHRGHREEEDEDEEEENVSTEYGHQVHRHQDHGKKEDEDVSEEHDHDHGPSHRHGGHEEDDDDGDDVVSAERRHQVHRHRDHGEEEEEAVSEEHPHHHSPSLRHQGHEEEDDDDEDDNDIVSTEHRHQVHRHRDHGEEEDEDDSEEHHHHGPSHSYGGYEEEEDDDEEDDDDFVSTEHRHQVHRHGDHGKEENEAVSEEHHHHHGGGKEDEDEDVSTEHWHQAPRHTHHGLGDEEEEEEITVKFSHAVASHQPQGHKSAKGEDFPEDYKKAAPGRDHHGVPKEEDDISARLAHQAPSHRQQDHRDEGTGHRGSIKEEISHRXPEHIGVKDRSHLRESESEEDEEEKEEDHSSHEEADEGSEEGGEGTPLGSLDDQEDEEDEEEGHGLSLSQEEGEEEEEEEKEEKERRESXGLGPTEPRPPEEDDEEAGLGEDELPFTIIPNPLTRKEVSGGASSEEESGEDMGKSAGAQEYGNYQPGSLCGYCSFCNRCTECENCHCDEENMGEHCDQCQHCQFCYLCPLVCETLCSPGSYVDYFSSSLYQALADMLETPEP